TAAAAGGTACTGAGCATTATCATCAACTTCAACGTTATCCAGCGTTATTAGCTTGTTATCGCGTCGGGTTGGATAGACGTAAACATTGGTATTGCCAGAGAATAACTTTCCCATTGCTTCCAAGATTCCGCCCTCGAGACCTTTGTAGTACTTCGCGTCAAACAGCTGGTCAAAGTCTAAAATGCTGAGAACAATACCGATCCGATTTTGCGTATAGCGACGCATCCATGAACGTAACCTAAAGAAACGGAGGTAATCTGAGATCAACACGTTATAACCCAGTTTATTGAGCAAGTCGACACGCGCTAAAAAGTCCGCATCCTCAGTTTCAACGTCGCTGTCCAATTCGGCCATGGTAATCTCAGCGACAGTACACACCTTGTCACTCTCTACGCCATCTTCCTCCAAGAACTGCTTCATCGCCGCCTCGGTCATATCGACATGGACTTTGGTGGGTGGCTTAAAAGAGCCCCGAATAACTAAGACGTCTTTCTTTCGGAGCAAGCTCATCGGCACTTCTGAGCTACCTTTTGCGTCGAACATGACAGCACGGCAACACCAAGAGCGAACCAAGTGCAGGTTCATCAGGCGGTTTTCGACATCACTAAACTGATGTCCTGAAAAGTGGATCAAATCAATTTCAATACGCTTCTGACCAAACGGATTGATCAAATTATCGAGTAACGACTCGATAAACACTTTAGGAGCCTGGTTATAGTTGAAAGCACCATAAACCACATTAACACCTAAAATGCCTAAGGCCTCAGATTGCTCACGATTGGTATCATCCAGCATGCGCACATGCATCAATATTTCGCTGGCTGGTGCGCCAGGCTCAAGCTGTAGACGAATACCAATCCAACCATGGCACTCATTTTTCTGACTGTAGCTTTTAGCAGTTACCGTCGCCGCGTAGCTGAAATACAATGTTTCTTGCGAGCGCACCGCGTCTAAACGCTTACGCAATAAATCATACTCATAATCCAGCATCTGCTCTAAGCGCTCACGACTCACATAACGCCCCGCTTTGCCGTAAATATCATCGCTCACCTGCATGTCGTAAGCGGACATGGTTTTGGCTACGGTACCAGCAGCCGCGCCCGCAGAGAAGAATTGCCGAGCGACTTCTTGGCCTGCGCCAATTTCTACGAATGTCCCGTACTGCTGGTCATTTAAATTAACCGCTAAAGCTTTCTGCTCTGTTGTTAGGTTTTTGTCGTGCTCTATCATTCTTTGTCCGGATTGACTTTAAAGTGCTGCATTAACTCTTTAATGAATTGTGCCATAGTTTGCGTCATTAAGACAAAGTCGGCATCCAGTCGTGCCAGCTTGTCCTGAGAATCAATATCATCATTCTCTTTCACTAGCTCATCCTCAAACTTGAGGCTTTTGAGCAGCAAGTCGCTAGTCAGTACAGCGCTAAATTCATCGGCACGTCGAAGGCCCATTTTTTGCACCCAGAAACCATCTTCTATTAACTCTTTGACCAGCTCTAAATCTTGCTCACCTTTAATCTTTACCACTCGGTCATCTTTAGGATCTTGAAGGTCAAACTGCCCTGTTAACTCAAGGTCGTCCGGTAACTCGCCCAGTACCCACTGGTTCATGATAGCTCCTGGACTTTCTTCGCCCATAAGACGCACGGCACCGAGCGAGC
The DNA window shown above is from Kangiella marina and carries:
- a CDS encoding TonB-dependent receptor — translated: MIEHDKNLTTEQKALAVNLNDQQYGTFVEIGAGQEVARQFFSAGAAAGTVAKTMSAYDMQVSDDIYGKAGRYVSRERLEQMLDYEYDLLRKRLDAVRSQETLYFSYAATVTAKSYSQKNECHGWIGIRLQLEPGAPASEILMHVRMLDDTNREQSEALGILGVNVVYGAFNYNQAPKVFIESLLDNLINPFGQKRIEIDLIHFSGHQFSDVENRLMNLHLVRSWCCRAVMFDAKGSSEVPMSLLRKKDVLVIRGSFKPPTKVHVDMTEAAMKQFLEEDGVESDKVCTVAEITMAELDSDVETEDADFLARVDLLNKLGYNVLISDYLRFFRLRSWMRRYTQNRIGIVLSILDFDQLFDAKYYKGLEGGILEAMGKLFSGNTNVYVYPTRRDNKLITLDNVEVDDNAQYLLKHLTYNRLLAPIENWNDENLHISARHIATKIPLGQGDWEQQLPEEIREVIKARCMFGYCELPEA